The Phaseolus vulgaris cultivar G19833 chromosome 10, P. vulgaris v2.0, whole genome shotgun sequence DNA window aagtaataaggtaattctgatgccgaacgaggcataaataattctgattacattacattaaagtaataagataattctgatgccgaacgaggcatatataattctgattacatttaagtaataagataattctgatgccgaacgagatATGAATTGAGTAAAGGACTAGGagatttagattttaatttagtgcctcgttaaaaccttctcggtcgtaaaccctccttagggaaaaaccgaccgagcgaggaaagagtgcacttttattattaaagttcaactgtaataaaatttgagatgcgtggcattccacgttctcggtattTCCTTCCCAGATAAATGTTCTAAATAATAGGCTCCACCGGCTGCCGTATCTGCTATGCGAAAAGGTCATTCCCAATTGCTGGAGAACTTGCCTCCTTCCTTCCGAGCGCTGCTCCGCATTCGCCATACTAAGTCGCCTTTGTGGAACAATCTTGGTTTAACTTTGGAGTTGTATCGTATGGCTGCCCGAATtttgcatgcttcttctctAATTCTACACTTGTCCCGGAGTTCGTTGATGAGATCGAGGCCGACCGAGAGAGGCTTTCCTTGTTTAGATCAAGATCAAGGGTTTGCCGACGGAGAGAGGGTTCGCCAATCTCGACGGGGATCATAGCTTCGGTGCCATACGTTAGGCTGTACGGCGTTTCTTGTGTAGTCGTCTGAGGAGTACAGCGATATGCCCATAAGACTTCTAAGAGTTCTTCAGTCCAGTTGCCCTTTGCTGGGCCGAGACGTTTCTTTAGTTCGTTCAAAATGACTTTGTTTGCAGCTTCTGCCTGTCCGTTTGTTTGCGGATGTTCGACTGAACTAGCGATGTGTTTGATGTGGAGCTTCTCGTAAAATTCAGCTAACGTTCGGTCGGTGAATTGCCGACCGTTATCGGTGATGATGATTTGTGGAAGCCCGAAGCGGCAAACGACATTtttccatacgaaattttgaACATTGCGGGCGGTGATTGCAGTCAGGGGCtcggcttcgatccacttggtgaagtaatcaATGCCGACTAGTAAGAATTTACACTGGCCTTTTCCGGGGGCGAAAGGACCAATGATGTTCATACCCCATTGGACGAACGGCCAAAGTGATAACAAAATGGAGTTCCTCAGGCTTTTGATGGGACAAAGtgccaaactcttggcatttaAGACATTTTTGGACGAAATTGGTGCAGTCACCCTGGACGAtcggccagtagtatccggCCCGGAATACTTTGGCAGCCATTGTCCGTGCGCCGGAGTGAGTTCCGCAAATTCCTTCGTGCAATTCTTGGATGACATAGGAAGCTTGGTCTGGTGTCAAACATTTAAGGAGTGGTTGGGTATAACCTCGGCGATAAAGGTCGTCGCCGATTAAGACAAAACGGGCTGCCTGCAGCTTCATGGTTTTTTCGCCGAGAGGACTACATGTGCCGTCGAGTAAATATTGATTGATTGGGGTAATCCAAGTAGATTCCGTGTCGGTCGTCAGGCATTCCTGTGGGTCCATGCTTGGGCGTACAAGCGTAACATGGATGACTGACCGATACATTCCTTTACACTTCGTGGTTGCTAACCGGGACAAGGCGTCCGCGCGGGTATTGTGATCGCGTCAAACGTGCTGCATAGAAATTTCAGAAAAGGTGTTCATCGACTGTTTGACTAAGTGATAGTATCGCTGTAAAAAGCTTTCTCGGACTTCATATTCGTCGTTAAGCTGACCGATGACAAGCCGGGAATCACTTTTGCaaattaacttagtgatttctAATTCTTGAGCGAGACGTAGACCGGCTAATatggcttcatattcggcctgaTTGTTTGAAGCTTTGAAGTCGAATTTGAGGGCTTGCTCGATGACAATCTCGCCGGGGCCTTCCAAAACGACTCCAGCGCCGCACGACCTCTCGTTGGAGGAGCCGTCAACATATAAGATCCATGATGAATGTTCGGTCTCGGCTGAAGAAGTAGTGAGTTCAGCTGCGAAATCGGCGAGAGCTTGCGACTTGATCGCTCCTCGTGGTTGGTACTGAATATGGAATTCGGATAGTTCGATCGTCATACCGATCATTCGTCCGGCTAAATTTGGCTTAGTGAGGATCTTTACAATAGGGTAATTTGTCCGAACAATAATCCGATGATTCTGAAAATACATACGCATTCGTCGGGCGGTAATGATGAGGGCCATGGCTACCTTTTCGATCGTCTGGTATCGGATTTCGGCGCCATGAAGGGCGCGGCTGACGAAGTAAACCGGCCgttcttcaaaattaatttcttgcacTAAGACTGAGCTGACGGCTTCGTGTGAAACGGCGAGGTAGACTATGATGGGTTCTCGTGCGTccggtttctggatgaccggcggggttgataaaaaagttttcaaatcgAGGAAAATTTCCTCACATTCGGTCGACCACTCGAAGCGGGATGCTTTTTTTAGTAGTCGGACGATGGGTCTCGTTCGTTCGGCGAGTTTAGGAACAAATCTGGATAGTGCGGTGAGTCGGCCGATAAGTCTCTTAATTTCCTGAATGGAGTTGGGACTTCGCATTTCGGAGATAGCtctgcacttctcggggttagcttctatgcctctatgagttagcataaaacctaagaacttaCCCCCCTCGACGCCGAAcgcacacttgtcaggattgAGTCGCATCTGGTGTTGGCGAAGGgcctgaaaaacttcttttaggTCGGCAATATGTTGTTTGCATGAGTCGGACTTGACGACGATGTCATCGACATAGACTTCAACATTCCTACCAATCATGTTGTGGAATACGTGGTCCATTAGTCTTTGATAAGTGGCTCCGGCATTTTTGAGTCCGAAGGGCATAACTTCATAGTAGAAATTGCCggaatcagtcatgaaggccgtcttctttcggtcggccgggtgcatttggatttgattatagCCAGAGTAGGCATCAAGGAAGCTGAGGATGTGATGTCCGGCTGCACCGTCAACGAGACGATCAATGGTAGGCAGAGGATACGAGTcttttgggcaagctttattgAGGTCTGTGTAGTCAAcacacatacgccattttccgttcgctttcttcaccataaccacgttggctagccatgtgGTGTAATGGGCCTTCCGAATGAATCCAGCCTGTAACAATTTGTCGGCTTCCTCACGTGCGGCTTGACGTCGTTCCTCGCCTagatgtcttttcttttgagctATTGGCTTAGCTTCTCTATACAGTGATAATCGGTGAGTGATAACCTGTGGGTCTACGCCAGGCATATCAGCGGCCGTCCAGGCGAAAAGATCGGAATTTTTAACAAGTGTCGTCCCGATGGCCATTCGGTCGTCCGGTTTCAGCGAAGTACCGATGTGCGTAGTGTGGCGATCATCGCGAAGCGGGAATGGATGCAAGTCTTCTCCTGCTTCCATACGGGGATCGTCCATGCAAGGGTCGAGGTCAACAAGGGCTATCATCTGACGACGGGACATGTGTCGTCCGGAACGCCGTGTGGGGGAACGCCCTCGTTTTTGCGGGATTCGGTCGTCCGGATTGGTTGTATAGAGTCATCGAGTTGGCTCACTTTTCAAACTTGCGACATAGCATTCTCTAGCAGTTTTTTGATCGACATGGATGGTTGCAATGTCGTTAGTGGCCgaagggaatttcatggctaagtgtGGGGTGGAGACAATGGCTTTTAATCTGTTGATAGACGGCCGGCCGAGCAGGATGTTGTAAGAAGTCTGGGCGTTAACCAGCAGATATCGTACGTTTATTGTTTTGTGGAGACCGTCTTCCTCACCGAAGGTTGTATACAAGTCTATATACCCCTTAGTGTCGACCCGTTCACCTGAGAACCCTACAATTTGTTTGTTATAGGGTTGAATTTCTGATTCTGGAATGCGCATTTTCTTGAAGATTTCCCAGTATAATATGTCGACTGAGCTACCTTGGTCGACCAAGGTCTTGGCAATTGCGAACTTGTCAATTTCGACAGTGATTACCATGGGGTCGTCCTGGGCTGGATCTATAGCTGTAAAGTCATCGTCAGTGAAGGTGATCGGAGGTATGTGTGGACGCCTCCTTGTGGTAACATGAGCGGACTGGATGTCTCGGAGATGTTTCTTTCGGGCGGAATTTGAGCACCCGCCACCGGCAAAGCCTCCAGCTATATAATTAGCTTCGTGGTTCGGTTCGCCCAAATTAACGGGTCCAGcaatcatgttgatgacttcgCGGACTCGTTGGCGAGGGCGGGTGTTTCGGTCGGGACTTATGCTGCGGGCGCGTGTACGTCGAACGGGGCTTTCACTGCGTTTCCGCGAAGCCTGGTTATGGTCGGTTCGACGTTTATAATCGTTACGGTACGACCGGTCGACACCACGAGATGTACGGTCGGTACTCCGTGGTGGGGATCTTGAATTTCTTGTCCTCTTAACGAACTGCCTCAAATGACCAGCCTGAATGAGCTCTTCAATTTTGTCCTTCAACGCCTGACATCCTTCGGTCGTATGGCCGAAGTTTCGATGGTATTGACAATGCTTAGCGGTGTCTGCATTCGGTGGCGTTTGATATTGCTTCAATATCGGAATTAAGTCTGTTTGTAGTGCTTCATCTAGGGCTCGTCCCCTCGGCCCAGTTAAGGGGGTATAACTGTTAAACCTGGGGATTCGGCCTCCTCTGCTCCGGTCGGATCTTGGAGTGATTTGGGCGGTGCGTTCGGTCTCGACTTCTCTTTCTTTGTTCGGGGTTTGATCTTTGAGGACTCCAGATCCGACGGTTTTGAACCGTTGGTGGTAATCGATGTGTTCTtcgatttgcatgaatttggttgctcgAGTTCGAAGGTCTTCCATGTCTTGAGGCGGTTTCTTGATGAGACTTTCAGTAAAACGGCTCGGTCGGATGGCCGAGACCAAATGGTGCAATGCAACTTCCTGCTTGAGTCCTCGGATGTGCATGCATGCTTTGTTGAACCTATCTAGAAAAGTTCTGAgagattcacctttttcttgttgtaccgctaggagagacatggaggacatGTGATGCGGTCGGCTGGTGGCATATTGAGTGGAGAATTTTACAGCTAAGATGTCAAAGTCGTCAATGGAGTTCGGAGGCAGCTTTGTAAACCAAGTAAGGGGTTCTCCTTGAAGGGACGTGGGGAATACTTTACACCACACATTATTATCTGTggtatacaaagtcatttgcgtcttgtacacatttaaatgctcgtccgggtcggtcgagcCGTCATAGAGTTTAATAGCGAGACCTCTCCATTTGTCAGGAAGTGGTGTAGTGATAATTTCGTCTGGTAAAGGATGACCCCTTTTACTGGACTTTCGTTCGACTGTTTCAGCTCTGAAAGCAGGATTGGTATTAGTCGGTGTAGGTATGAGAGAGGCGGTTCGGTCGGCCATATGGGATTGGCCTTCTCGTTCGGGATTATCGACCTGTTGCTGGAGCcgtgcattctgctctcttaataaggcgatttcttcttcttggcgGCGTCTATCTTCTTCATGTTGGCGATGGTCTTCCATCCCCTTTTGTCGCAGTTCCTCCATCTGAGCTTGGAGGGTTTGAATCATAGTCATCTGTTCTGCCATAGCGTCGTTGTTGTTTCTTGTCGCAACCATTATATCTTCAAAAAGTTGAAGAtttgcctcggccccacggtgggcgccaattgtacctgtttGGAGaaatggggcccaggcacggtcggttgacgtaaTGAGATTGCTGACGTGTCGATCTTTTTCTCCTTCGGTCGGTGGTTCCTTTTTGGTGTCTCCTTCAGTTGGTCgttccttcttggtgtctccttcggtcgggcgggggagggtacctgcgaaggcactccgacgctcaagtaagtatgagattctaagcgcagtttcgtaagtgaatgaaaacgtacctttctctggcttgagcacagtatttataggattgcctaatgggcctTCTGTCCCTTGgactcagggtggttatggatatgtcttgctagtcgtgctccggaatacccggggaacatatcttctttaaacgcatattccttattcttcggaggtgtatcttaaccaacttagcttgtcacataaatgcccttacatttattGTGCATTCGGTCGGTCGGTCGGTGCCTACCGGTACATTACTAATTAGTTTATGAATATGAAAAGTTGCCACTAAGCAATGATGTACTATTTGTGAAACACGTGAAGAGGGCATTGGTGCAAACTCTCAAATAAAGAAACAAAGGGAAAGAAAATGTAAAACCAAAGTAAAAGAAAACTAGATGTTGTGATATGATTtgagaaaagaaataaaaaaaaatgttgcgATGGAGAATTATATGCCCCATGTGGAAAGGTTGTggtttaaaaacaaataaattattatggCACTTGTCATGTATATGATTGATTGAGAAGACGACAGAATAGCAAAATTTGATGGATGGAAGAAAACTAGAAATGGAAGAGGAAGCTTCATGGAAGCCAATGTATGGAACAGTTCCTACAACTCAAGATTACGTCTGAACAAGAATATC harbors:
- the LOC137818040 gene encoding uncharacterized protein translates to MVATRNNNDAMAEQMTMIQTLQAQMEELRQKGMEDHRQHEEDRRRQEEEIALLREQNARLQQQVDNPEREGQSHMADRTASLIPTPTNTNPAFRAETVERKSSKRGHPLPDEIITTPLPDKWRGLAIKLYDGSTDPDEHLNVYKTQMTLYTTDNNVWCKVFPTSLQGEPLTWFTKLPPNSIDDFDILAVKFSTQYATSRPHHMSSMSLLAVQQEKGESLRTFLDRFNKACMHIRGLKQEVALHHLVSAIRPSRFTESLIKKPPQDMEDLRTRATKFMQIEEHIDYHQRFKTVGSGVLKDQTPNKEREVETERTAQITPRSDRSRGGRIPRFNSYTPLTGPRGRALDEALQTDLIPILKQYQTPPNADTAKHCQYHRNFGHTTEGCQALKDKIEELIQAGHLRQFVKRTRNSRSPPRSTDRTSRGVDRSYRNDYKRRTDHNQASRKRSESPVRRTRARSISPDRNTRPRQRVREVINMIAGPVNLGEPNHEANYIAGGFAGGGCSNSARKKHLRDIQSAHVTTRRRPHIPPITFTDDDFTAIDPAQDDPMVITVEIDKFAIAKTLVDQGSSVDILYWEIFKKMRIPESEIQPYNKQIVGFSGERVDTKGYIDLYTTFGEEDGLHKTINVRYLLVNAQTSYNILLGRPSINRLKAIVSTPHLAMKFPSATNDIATIHVDQKTARECYVASLKSEPTR